One window from the genome of Pedobacter schmidteae encodes:
- a CDS encoding SusC/RagA family TonB-linked outer membrane protein — protein sequence MNYFKKPQKYTGRSFCLLLLSFLISGTTVVRAQNALPAGKVITLRKYQVALDQVIRQVQKQSGIGIFYSNQLLNGKEKVDIRYDRAPLKKVLDDLFRERHFEWQYHPDKNTILVRPVKKEEHALIRSDSINLVRFPGIIRGRLINEKKEPVVATVKVKGTGNGATSDERGIFIINNANDNAILQINGVSIEPKELKLNRSDTSAMSTKDGTLVITLLSKVNNLQEVTVNTGYQTLSRERSAGAYASLAGKEVTKKANLTGNILETLDGLIPGLSINYGTGEEKFLIRGTTSVNSNMSPLIVVDGAVMENGNIESLINSIDIESVTVLKDATAASIWGARSANGVIVITTKKGKTGRVKIGYDGSYTYKGLPDMGYRGFMDSRQLINSAKEIFDPNAYKWASITSWQGGALVNPHEMPLYQYANGEMSETERDRMLEEMASYNNQAEIEQYFIQPALFSKHALSFDGGNELYSFYGSVGYEYNQQTERSRYNKYMLNLRQDFRLTKWLKADLTTNLSFQGNKKGISPAHTEWKSVFPYVRFRDDQGNFADHTDQVFYKDYLQQMEEQGMIDLNYVPLRDMNEGFDQGKVINSRINLGINATLAKGLQYQGRFQYQQNYNKAEIFYSQYSSRVREELARYAKPGTPLPTYYLPTTGGRYNLTLTDGTSWTVRNQLSYDRNFAEKEMQLTAIAGMEINSSLSSMNGSTRRGYDPQSLTYQAYDEKTLDATGVTGAVYRSPNSISNRLQLPVFSQTESEMRFVSFYANAGYTYLGKYTLNGSIRVDQSNLFGSSPDVQFKPIWSIGAAWNVKHEDFLKQSDWINHLRLRFSYGLNGNSPTPGTGGPYNLLISSSNVAFAGQGPGYAIMYPANDKIRWEHTRVINTGIDIAMLDHRISASVDVYHKLTTGLLSTIPADQTLGWDGYYSNSGDMRNRGFEISLSTRNITAPEFRWTTVLTMAHNQNKVLKFNTEGQVTASRKIFFDFIEGYAGNSLFAYQWAGLSNSGNPQVYDDNGDVTGNYLNPNLTAAGVKYMGVTQPKWYGGLTNTFSYKGFELSFMLVYNLGHKMRNNVNDFWYGRVTRNLNTQFLSRWREPGDENHTNIPKYVTLVANNQSTERYIPFYQNADINVLDASYAKLRDLTLAYKLPDSWSKKLSAENITLRAQASNLVLIAANKQGIDPEYYQYRAGLRGTRYGPTWSLGLNVNFK from the coding sequence ATGAACTATTTTAAGAAACCCCAAAAATACACTGGTCGTTCTTTCTGCTTATTGTTGCTCTCGTTTTTAATAAGTGGTACGACAGTGGTCCGGGCACAAAATGCTTTGCCGGCAGGGAAAGTAATTACGCTTCGTAAATACCAGGTCGCGTTAGATCAGGTGATACGTCAGGTGCAAAAACAATCGGGGATTGGTATCTTTTACAGCAATCAACTGCTGAATGGAAAAGAAAAAGTGGATATCAGGTATGATCGTGCGCCTTTAAAAAAGGTGCTGGACGATTTGTTCAGAGAAAGACACTTTGAATGGCAGTACCATCCTGATAAGAATACGATACTGGTAAGGCCGGTAAAAAAGGAAGAGCATGCCTTAATCCGTTCTGATTCTATCAATCTTGTACGTTTTCCGGGTATTATCCGTGGCCGCCTGATCAATGAAAAAAAGGAGCCGGTGGTTGCAACTGTAAAAGTGAAAGGAACAGGAAATGGGGCAACTTCCGATGAAAGGGGCATATTTATTATTAATAATGCAAATGATAACGCCATTCTTCAGATAAATGGAGTAAGTATAGAACCAAAGGAACTGAAATTAAACAGGTCTGATACTTCTGCCATGAGCACTAAAGATGGTACGCTGGTTATCACCCTTTTGTCTAAAGTAAACAACTTACAGGAGGTAACCGTTAATACGGGGTATCAGACCCTTTCCCGTGAACGAAGTGCAGGTGCTTATGCTTCACTTGCCGGAAAAGAAGTGACAAAAAAGGCTAACCTTACAGGAAACATTCTGGAAACGTTGGATGGGCTGATTCCGGGTTTAAGTATTAATTATGGAACGGGTGAAGAAAAGTTTCTGATACGCGGTACTACCTCGGTAAATTCAAACATGTCGCCATTGATTGTGGTGGATGGAGCTGTGATGGAAAACGGTAATATAGAAAGTCTGATAAACAGCATAGACATTGAAAGTGTAACCGTATTGAAGGATGCCACAGCAGCCTCTATCTGGGGGGCAAGATCTGCCAATGGTGTGATCGTTATTACCACAAAAAAAGGTAAGACAGGCCGGGTGAAAATCGGTTACGATGGTTCATATACTTACAAGGGACTACCGGATATGGGTTATCGAGGTTTTATGGATAGCCGGCAATTGATTAATTCAGCTAAAGAGATATTTGATCCGAATGCCTATAAATGGGCTTCGATAACCTCGTGGCAGGGAGGAGCTCTGGTGAATCCTCATGAAATGCCTCTTTATCAATATGCCAACGGAGAAATGTCCGAAACAGAACGGGACCGCATGTTGGAGGAAATGGCCTCTTACAATAACCAGGCTGAAATAGAGCAGTATTTTATTCAACCCGCTTTGTTTTCTAAACACGCACTTTCATTTGATGGAGGAAATGAGCTGTATTCCTTTTACGGCTCTGTAGGTTATGAGTATAATCAGCAAACAGAGCGTTCACGTTATAACAAATATATGCTGAATTTAAGGCAGGATTTTAGGCTAACAAAATGGTTAAAGGCCGACCTTACTACAAATCTTTCTTTTCAGGGAAATAAAAAAGGGATAAGTCCAGCTCATACCGAATGGAAATCTGTGTTCCCCTATGTAAGGTTTAGGGATGATCAGGGGAATTTTGCAGACCATACAGACCAGGTATTTTATAAAGACTACCTGCAGCAGATGGAAGAGCAGGGAATGATAGACTTGAATTATGTTCCGTTGAGGGATATGAATGAAGGTTTTGACCAGGGAAAGGTAATTAATAGCCGTATCAATCTGGGTATAAATGCCACTTTGGCGAAGGGGTTGCAATATCAGGGACGGTTTCAATACCAGCAAAATTACAACAAAGCAGAAATCTTTTATAGCCAGTATTCTTCACGTGTAAGAGAGGAACTAGCCAGGTATGCGAAACCGGGAACACCTCTACCTACTTATTATCTTCCAACTACGGGAGGAAGGTACAATCTTACCCTTACCGATGGCACGAGCTGGACCGTTCGCAATCAACTGAGTTACGACCGCAATTTCGCTGAAAAAGAAATGCAGCTTACTGCCATTGCCGGGATGGAAATCAATTCAAGCTTGAGTTCGATGAATGGCAGTACCCGAAGGGGGTATGACCCGCAGTCACTGACTTACCAGGCTTACGATGAAAAAACGCTGGATGCAACCGGGGTTACGGGAGCGGTTTACAGATCGCCCAATTCGATCAGTAACAGGCTCCAGTTGCCGGTGTTTTCCCAAACGGAAAGTGAAATGCGGTTTGTTTCCTTTTATGCCAATGCAGGTTATACCTATTTGGGTAAGTATACATTAAATGGGAGTATCAGGGTAGATCAGTCAAACCTTTTCGGAAGCAGTCCCGACGTTCAGTTCAAGCCTATTTGGTCGATTGGCGCAGCCTGGAACGTTAAACACGAAGATTTTTTGAAGCAATCAGACTGGATTAACCATCTTCGTTTGCGTTTTAGCTATGGCCTAAATGGTAACTCGCCAACACCAGGTACAGGAGGGCCTTACAATTTGCTGATTTCGAGTTCAAATGTCGCTTTTGCCGGGCAAGGGCCTGGTTATGCAATCATGTATCCTGCCAATGATAAAATCAGGTGGGAGCATACCCGCGTTATAAACACGGGTATTGATATTGCGATGTTAGATCATCGTATTTCTGCCTCTGTTGACGTATACCACAAACTGACCACTGGCTTGCTTTCTACTATTCCGGCGGATCAGACCCTTGGCTGGGATGGGTATTATTCTAATTCGGGTGATATGAGAAATCGTGGTTTTGAAATCTCTCTCAGTACGCGGAACATTACTGCGCCGGAATTTCGCTGGACAACAGTTTTGACCATGGCACACAATCAGAACAAGGTACTAAAGTTCAATACAGAAGGACAGGTAACGGCGAGCAGAAAGATTTTCTTCGATTTTATTGAGGGATATGCGGGTAACAGCCTCTTTGCTTATCAATGGGCGGGGCTTAGTAATAGCGGGAACCCGCAGGTATATGATGATAATGGCGATGTGACGGGTAATTACCTGAATCCTAACCTTACAGCAGCAGGAGTAAAATATATGGGTGTTACCCAGCCAAAATGGTACGGAGGGCTAACGAATACCTTTAGCTATAAAGGGTTTGAGCTTTCATTTATGCTGGTTTACAATCTGGGGCATAAAATGAGAAACAATGTAAATGATTTTTGGTATGGAAGGGTTACGCGTAATCTGAATACTCAGTTTTTGAGCCGTTGGCGTGAACCTGGAGATGAAAACCATACCAATATACCGAAATATGTAACCCTGGTGGCTAATAATCAAAGTACTGAAAGGTATATTCCATTTTATCAGAACGCTGATATTAATGTTTTGGATGCTTCCTATGCCAAATTAAGAGATCTGACACTGGCTTATAAACTACCGGATAGCTGGAGCAAAAAGCTTTCTGCAGAAAACATTACCCTAAGGGCACAGGCTTCCAATCTGGTTTTGATAGCGGCCAATAAGCAGGGGATAGACCCTGAATATTACCAATATCGTGCAGGATTAAGGGGTACGAGATACGGACCAACATGGTCATTGGGCCTGAATGTAAATTTTAAATGA
- a CDS encoding RagB/SusD family nutrient uptake outer membrane protein — MKKILLIRILPLVVFLTTVLFGCKKFLDVKPKGRDIPAKIEHYDGMFNNSLLTQVNYTQVSSLGTKLLENTLYNIFMTDELMATKTSSGFMDYMVTQAYSWMPDIFNEEDNACEWATMYQQIYTYNVIANEVLNAEGGSTELKNQLLAEARASRALRYLVLAQYFGKPYDNATAPSDLCVPIITEADLNRKGLNRNTVKEVYDFVINELEESCPVLKKTTYHPLRVAQSAGWFFLGKAYWYKGDYENARLALLKALETSQDNAIGLTLYDYNTMVAQWGYKAATPYSWTTGFPANNNGANKEVIYNLQYSVSSITSSADAVLFVKAPYLSVYSANDQRRKFFSDRNRTNVAMEGFRRLPARTVFSLGADMPDLYLMLIECQARSANPTVQLEARSNLVEFRKKRMPLAEANIPVAVATQEALIRFVVQERQREYLMTGMRWFDIRRLWNDPLFQEDKANYTHTDGVKAYSLSANRLVYRIPPKIKVFHPEWKDNE, encoded by the coding sequence ATGAAGAAAATTTTATTAATCAGGATACTTCCCCTGGTGGTGTTTTTAACTACAGTGCTTTTCGGATGCAAAAAGTTTCTGGATGTGAAACCAAAGGGCCGCGATATACCTGCAAAAATTGAACATTATGATGGGATGTTTAATAACAGCCTTCTTACCCAGGTTAATTATACCCAGGTTTCTTCTTTGGGGACAAAGCTGTTGGAAAATACGCTGTACAATATATTTATGACTGATGAATTGATGGCTACTAAAACCTCTTCGGGTTTTATGGATTACATGGTGACACAAGCCTACAGTTGGATGCCGGACATCTTCAATGAAGAAGACAACGCGTGTGAGTGGGCTACAATGTATCAGCAAATCTATACCTATAACGTAATTGCCAATGAAGTTTTGAATGCTGAAGGTGGTTCAACTGAATTGAAAAATCAGTTGCTTGCTGAAGCGAGAGCCAGCAGAGCATTACGATATCTGGTTTTGGCCCAGTACTTTGGGAAGCCTTATGATAATGCCACGGCACCTTCAGATCTGTGTGTGCCCATAATTACTGAGGCAGACCTTAATCGGAAAGGCTTGAACAGAAATACTGTTAAAGAGGTGTACGACTTCGTTATCAATGAACTGGAAGAATCCTGCCCGGTTTTAAAAAAGACGACCTATCATCCGCTACGCGTAGCTCAGTCTGCCGGCTGGTTTTTTCTGGGAAAAGCATATTGGTACAAAGGTGATTACGAGAATGCGAGGCTGGCGCTTTTAAAAGCTTTAGAAACTTCACAAGATAATGCAATCGGGCTGACGCTTTACGATTACAATACCATGGTTGCGCAATGGGGATATAAAGCCGCTACGCCTTACTCCTGGACTACCGGATTTCCGGCAAACAATAACGGAGCCAATAAGGAGGTGATCTATAATCTTCAGTATTCGGTAAGCAGTATTACATCATCAGCAGACGCCGTACTGTTTGTAAAGGCTCCATACCTGTCTGTGTACAGCGCCAATGATCAGCGGCGTAAATTCTTTTCAGACCGGAACAGGACCAATGTTGCTATGGAAGGTTTCAGAAGACTTCCAGCCCGTACAGTTTTCAGTCTTGGTGCGGATATGCCGGATTTGTACCTGATGCTTATAGAATGTCAGGCCCGTTCGGCGAATCCGACAGTACAGCTTGAGGCGAGGTCAAATCTTGTGGAGTTCAGAAAGAAGCGCATGCCGCTAGCTGAGGCCAATATTCCTGTAGCTGTGGCCACACAGGAGGCACTGATCCGTTTTGTAGTCCAGGAAAGGCAAAGAGAATATTTGATGACAGGAATGAGGTGGTTTGATATCAGGAGACTCTGGAACGACCCTTTGTTTCAAGAGGATAAAGCTAATTATACCCATACCGACGGTGTTAAAGCATATAGTCTTTCGGCTAACAGATTGGTTTATAGGATTCCGCCAAAAATAAAGGTATTCCACCCGGAGTGGAAAGACAATGAATAG